DNA from Streptomyces sp. NBC_01476:
CCCGCTCGCACCGCCGGCGGGCGGTGACGCCGCGATGCCTGAGAAGACGTGGGAGAAGGCCGGCCTGGTCGGCGCCGCCATCGGTGTGGTCGCCGCGGGCGCCGCCGCAGGAGTCGCGATCGAACGGGCCACCGTGGGCCGCGGCACCCGCCGCCGGGCCCGGCTCGCCCTCGACGCGGCCGGCCCGTACGGCACCCTGCGCGGCACCCCCGGCACGGTGATCGCCGAGGACGGCACCGAGCTGTACTACGAGACCGAGGAGGCCGACCCCCCGCCGCCGGCCCCCGAGCCGCCCGCCCGGCGCGGCCGTGGCTGGCTGCGGCGGCAGCCGGCGGGCAAGGACAGGCCGAAGCCGCCGGGGCCGCCGGTCACGGTGGTCTTCTCGCACGGCTACTGCCTCACCCAGGACTCCTGGCACTTCCAGCGCGCGGCCCTGCGCGGCGCGGTGCGGGCCGTCTACTGGGACCAGCGCAGCCACGGCCGCAGCGAACGCGGCCGCGACCAGACCTCCGGCAAGACCGCCACCATCGACCAGCTCGGCCGGGACCTCAAGGCGGTGCTCGACGCTGCCGTGCCCGAGGGCCCGGTGGTCCTGGTCGGGCACTCCATGGGCGGCATGACGGTGATGGCCTTCGCCGACCAGTTCCCCGAGTACGTCAGGGAGCGGGTGGCCGGCGTCGCCTTCATCTCGACCTCCGCGGGCAAGCTGGCCGCCGTCACGCTGGGGCTGCCGGCCGCCGGCGCGCGGGCCTTCCGCCTGCTGGCGCCGGGGGTGCTGCGGATACTCGGCAGCCAGGTGGACTTCGTGGAGCGCACCCGGCGGGCCACCGCCGACCTCTTCGCGGGCTTCATCAAGCGGTACTCGTTCGGCTCCGACGACGTCGATCCGGCGGTCGAGCGGTTCGCCGAACGGCTGATCGAGAGTACGCCGATCGATGTGGTGGCCGAGTTCTATCCGGCGTTCACCGAGCACGAGAAAGGCGCCGCGCTGGCGGTGCTCGACGGCGTGCCCGGTCTCGTACTCGCCGGTACCAAGGACCTGCTGACGCCGAGCGCGCACAGCGCGGACATCGCCGAGAAGCTGCCGGAGGCCGAGCTGATCATCGTGGAGGGTGCCGGGCATCTGGTGC
Protein-coding regions in this window:
- a CDS encoding alpha/beta fold hydrolase, with translation MPEKTWEKAGLVGAAIGVVAAGAAAGVAIERATVGRGTRRRARLALDAAGPYGTLRGTPGTVIAEDGTELYYETEEADPPPPAPEPPARRGRGWLRRQPAGKDRPKPPGPPVTVVFSHGYCLTQDSWHFQRAALRGAVRAVYWDQRSHGRSERGRDQTSGKTATIDQLGRDLKAVLDAAVPEGPVVLVGHSMGGMTVMAFADQFPEYVRERVAGVAFISTSAGKLAAVTLGLPAAGARAFRLLAPGVLRILGSQVDFVERTRRATADLFAGFIKRYSFGSDDVDPAVERFAERLIESTPIDVVAEFYPAFTEHEKGAALAVLDGVPGLVLAGTKDLLTPSAHSADIAEKLPEAELIIVEGAGHLVLMERPALVNAALARLIAEAAESVRAPVAQRLRELTTAPDA